One genomic window of Trichlorobacter lovleyi includes the following:
- a CDS encoding NAD(+)/NADH kinase — protein sequence MKQVAIFAKVHDPRCQGVASELVTWLEERRCLPLVDTHLARHVGYARGLTEKQIRERAELVVVLGGDGTLISVARLFSGRQVPIVGVNLGSLGFLTEITVEQLYPVLEQCLAGSHRITERMMLDVAVTRGDQEISRCQVLNDAVINKGALARIIELEARVNDDFLTNFKADGLIVSTPTGSTGYSLSAGGPIVQPLMKCVLITPICPHTLTNRPIVLSYQSVIRITVKSSFDEMVYLTLDGQVGVELREGDCIEVSRAETTTALVTSPEKDYFAILRAKLKWGER from the coding sequence ATGAAACAGGTCGCCATATTTGCCAAAGTGCATGATCCACGCTGTCAGGGAGTCGCCAGTGAGCTGGTTACCTGGCTTGAAGAACGCAGATGTCTGCCGCTGGTGGATACCCATCTGGCGCGGCATGTCGGCTATGCCAGGGGGTTGACGGAAAAGCAGATCCGTGAGCGGGCCGAGCTGGTGGTGGTGCTGGGGGGGGATGGCACCCTGATCTCGGTTGCCCGTCTGTTCAGTGGCCGTCAGGTGCCGATTGTGGGGGTCAACCTGGGGAGCCTCGGCTTTTTGACGGAAATAACCGTTGAGCAGTTGTATCCGGTGCTTGAGCAGTGTCTGGCCGGCAGCCACCGGATTACCGAACGGATGATGCTTGATGTGGCGGTCACCCGGGGCGATCAGGAGATCTCCCGCTGTCAGGTGCTGAATGATGCGGTGATCAACAAAGGGGCGCTGGCCCGGATCATTGAGCTTGAGGCCAGGGTCAACGATGACTTTCTTACCAACTTCAAGGCCGACGGCCTGATTGTCTCCACCCCGACCGGTTCCACCGGTTACTCCCTTTCCGCCGGAGGACCGATTGTCCAGCCGCTGATGAAGTGTGTGCTGATCACGCCGATCTGCCCCCACACCTTGACCAACCGGCCAATTGTCCTTTCCTACCAGTCGGTGATCAGGATTACGGTCAAATCCTCCTTTGATGAGATGGTCTACCTGACCCTGGATGGTCAGGTGGGGGTTGAACTGCGGGAGGGGGACTGTATCGAGGTCAGCCGCGCAGAAACAACCACCGCTCTGGTGACCTCGCCTGAAAAGGATTATTTTGCCATCCTGCGTGCCAAACTGAAGTGGGGTGAGCGATAA
- a CDS encoding diguanylate cyclase: protein MPNNRLKFARKFMVGAVVIISLVICGIFLAFNMRAEELTVSMIHQQAKALFQQVILIRRWVTGYGGVYVEVKPGVNPNPFLTSLPGLKVNIVDKDNNKQYTLRNPGLVTREMSQLSSEAEGYSFHVSSLKPVNVETNSPDAFERSSLLRFEQGVRETFMIEQRPSGPVYRYMAPLAYETTCNRCHNNQGYKVGDIRGGISVSIPMKEVVAKMRMNRLLTAASAVLVLGLLLGLLAVINNRFLKQLREAQEKLVEMATIDALTGLLNRRAGLERVEEELSRHQRSEQAFACLLLDIDRFKKINDTYGHQAGDAVLSEFGATLRRHVRKHDIVCRYGGEEFLLLLPDTSSSAARTTAEKIRAVTAATPIMFAGRRITVTTSIGISMMQGAETAKTMIARADAALYEAKNSGRNRVVCADAEELQAG, encoded by the coding sequence ATGCCGAACAATCGCCTCAAATTTGCCCGCAAGTTCATGGTTGGAGCCGTAGTTATTATCAGTCTGGTCATCTGCGGCATTTTTCTGGCCTTTAACATGCGGGCGGAAGAGCTGACCGTCAGCATGATCCATCAACAGGCCAAGGCGTTGTTTCAGCAGGTGATCCTGATCCGCCGCTGGGTCACCGGCTACGGTGGTGTCTATGTCGAGGTCAAGCCCGGCGTCAACCCCAACCCTTTTCTGACCAGCCTGCCCGGCCTCAAAGTCAATATTGTCGACAAGGACAACAACAAGCAGTACACCCTGCGCAACCCCGGCCTGGTGACCCGTGAAATGTCCCAGCTTTCAAGCGAGGCTGAAGGCTATTCGTTCCATGTCTCAAGCCTTAAACCGGTCAACGTTGAAACCAACTCCCCTGATGCCTTTGAACGGAGCTCTTTGCTCAGGTTTGAGCAGGGTGTCCGTGAGACCTTCATGATCGAGCAGCGACCCAGCGGCCCGGTATACCGCTATATGGCGCCACTTGCCTACGAAACCACCTGCAACCGCTGTCACAACAACCAGGGCTACAAGGTCGGCGACATCCGCGGCGGCATCAGCGTCTCCATCCCGATGAAGGAGGTGGTTGCCAAGATGCGGATGAACCGTCTGCTGACTGCCGCCTCTGCGGTGCTGGTACTGGGCCTGCTACTGGGACTGCTGGCGGTTATCAACAACCGTTTTCTCAAGCAGTTGCGCGAGGCGCAGGAAAAGCTGGTCGAAATGGCAACCATCGACGCCCTTACCGGCCTGCTGAACCGGAGAGCAGGCCTGGAGCGGGTAGAGGAAGAACTGTCACGCCATCAGCGGTCTGAACAGGCGTTTGCCTGTCTGCTACTGGATATCGACCGTTTCAAAAAAATCAACGATACCTACGGTCATCAGGCAGGTGATGCCGTGCTCAGCGAGTTTGGCGCAACACTCCGGAGGCATGTCAGAAAACATGACATAGTCTGTCGCTACGGGGGGGAGGAATTCCTGTTATTACTGCCGGACACCTCATCTTCAGCAGCACGGACAACAGCCGAAAAAATCAGGGCCGTTACTGCAGCAACCCCCATCATGTTTGCCGGCAGGCGGATAACCGTTACCACCAGTATCGGAATCAGTATGATGCAGGGGGCAGAGACGGCAAAAACCATGATAGCCCGCGCCGATGCGGCGCTGTATGAGGCAAAAAACTCCGGCCGGAACCGGGTGGTCTGTGCGGACGCTGAGGAACTGCAGGCGGGCTGA
- a CDS encoding ABC transporter substrate-binding protein yields the protein MSFQLIFTSSAWSAEPLRLSVSKTPLSLPIYIADSMGYFSSEGLQLKISEVIGGHRTLHELLAGNADLATSSDTVVMFNSFENSNYAVIATFVTSDDDIKIVTRSNTDISHPRHLQGKRVGTVTGTASHYYLDMLLLLHGVDPKSVQVHNLQPEEMADALKNRKIDAVAIWEPYPFIMLKSVPGTRTLPKSNVYRLSFNLLVHKKHLGVRDDDLVRLLRALDRAEQFIKLEPAKAMVILRNRLQLDQSFIHWIWPRYNYRLSLDQSLLTTLEGESRWARHEGHVKQERSPNYLDFIYATPLSRVRPGLISIVR from the coding sequence TTGTCATTTCAACTAATCTTCACTTCCAGCGCCTGGTCAGCTGAACCGCTCAGACTATCAGTATCAAAGACCCCGTTGTCGCTCCCTATCTACATCGCTGACAGCATGGGCTATTTCTCGTCTGAAGGCCTGCAGCTCAAAATATCCGAGGTTATTGGCGGGCATCGTACACTGCATGAGCTGCTGGCAGGCAATGCAGATCTTGCGACCTCATCTGACACAGTGGTGATGTTTAACAGTTTTGAGAACAGTAATTACGCGGTTATTGCCACATTTGTAACCAGTGATGACGATATCAAAATTGTAACCCGCTCCAATACAGACATCTCTCACCCCCGCCACTTGCAAGGAAAGCGGGTCGGAACCGTAACCGGGACGGCCAGCCACTATTATCTGGATATGCTGCTTCTACTGCATGGTGTCGATCCCAAATCCGTTCAGGTACACAATCTGCAACCCGAGGAAATGGCTGACGCACTAAAAAACAGGAAGATTGATGCCGTTGCAATCTGGGAACCGTACCCTTTTATCATGCTCAAGTCTGTTCCCGGTACCAGGACCCTGCCAAAGTCCAATGTCTACCGGTTATCCTTCAACCTGCTTGTGCATAAGAAACACCTTGGCGTGCGTGATGATGATCTGGTCAGGTTGCTGCGCGCCCTGGACCGTGCAGAACAGTTCATCAAGCTTGAACCCGCAAAGGCGATGGTCATTCTTCGCAACCGTCTTCAGCTTGACCAGTCGTTCATCCACTGGATCTGGCCGCGCTACAACTATCGTCTCTCGCTTGATCAGTCACTGCTGACAACCCTGGAAGGAGAGTCCCGCTGGGCACGCCATGAAGGTCATGTCAAACAGGAACGTTCACCAAACTATCTCGATTTTATCTACGCCACCCCGCTGAGCAGGGTGCGTCCAGGCTTGATTAGTATTGTCAGGTAG
- the recN gene encoding DNA repair protein RecN: MLTELSIRNVAIIDHLQLSFGPGLNLLTGETGAGKSIIIDALTLVCGGRASADLIRTGEEEATVEALFDLSGLPVLQAQLQEAGLEAGDELLIKRTINRSGRNRVYLNGSLATLGQLADIGRQLVTIHGQHESQGLLRPDYHLVLLDAFAGASELRQRVVAAFEQWKQITERLAHFDEQERDTARRIDLLAYQVEEIAAAELKSGEEEELEERQRLLANAERLACITGSAYEALYGGDQALLGDLKRVTAAMREAATVDAALAPLHSLLDEGYLQLEDAALQLRDYAARIEADPEQLKQVDDRLDLLTRLKRKYAPTVEEVMALGAALATELEELQGRCRSRDELQQGLADQRTSLERLGAELSEKRRAASVELEQQLAAETRQLAMPHAVVQVAFEPLAEPRSSGFEKVELLFSPNPGEPPRPLAKVASGGELSRLMLAFKQVLPEGEAPTMVFDEVDTGVGGAVAGVVGRKLRNLASGQQVFCVTHLPQVAAWAMQHIRVEKRIDNGRTSTLVTLLDEPGRVQEVARMLAGEQVSDAALQHATEMIEQSSRV, from the coding sequence ATGCTGACCGAACTCTCCATCCGTAATGTCGCCATTATCGATCATTTGCAGCTTTCCTTCGGGCCGGGCCTGAATCTGCTGACCGGCGAGACCGGTGCCGGCAAATCAATCATCATTGATGCCCTGACCCTGGTCTGCGGAGGCAGGGCATCGGCCGATCTGATCCGTACCGGCGAAGAAGAGGCAACCGTCGAGGCGCTTTTTGATCTGTCTGGCCTACCAGTGCTGCAGGCCCAGTTGCAGGAGGCGGGACTTGAGGCGGGTGACGAACTGCTGATCAAGCGCACTATCAACCGTTCCGGCCGTAACAGGGTCTATCTGAACGGTTCGTTGGCAACCCTCGGACAGTTAGCGGATATTGGGCGGCAACTGGTCACCATCCACGGCCAGCATGAGTCCCAGGGGCTGTTGAGGCCGGACTACCATCTGGTGCTACTGGATGCCTTTGCCGGTGCCTCTGAACTGAGACAACGGGTGGTTGCTGCCTTTGAACAGTGGAAACAGATTACAGAACGCCTGGCCCACTTTGATGAGCAGGAACGTGATACAGCCAGACGGATCGATCTGCTGGCCTATCAGGTGGAAGAGATTGCCGCAGCGGAGCTGAAGTCCGGTGAAGAGGAAGAGCTTGAGGAGCGGCAGCGTCTGCTGGCCAATGCAGAGCGGCTGGCCTGTATCACCGGCTCTGCCTATGAGGCGCTGTATGGTGGTGATCAGGCACTGTTGGGTGATTTGAAGCGGGTAACCGCTGCCATGCGGGAGGCTGCAACGGTTGATGCCGCACTTGCCCCGCTGCACAGCCTGCTGGATGAAGGCTACCTGCAGCTTGAAGATGCGGCCCTGCAGTTGCGTGACTATGCTGCGCGGATTGAGGCCGACCCGGAGCAGCTGAAACAGGTTGATGATCGTCTGGACCTGCTGACCCGCCTGAAGCGTAAATATGCGCCAACGGTGGAAGAGGTGATGGCACTGGGGGCTGCCCTTGCTACAGAGCTTGAAGAGCTGCAGGGGCGCTGCCGGTCCCGGGATGAGCTGCAGCAGGGGCTGGCTGATCAGCGCACAAGCCTTGAACGGCTGGGGGCGGAACTGAGCGAAAAACGTCGCGCTGCCAGCGTGGAGCTGGAACAACAACTTGCCGCGGAGACCCGTCAGCTTGCCATGCCCCATGCCGTGGTACAGGTGGCGTTTGAGCCGCTGGCTGAACCGCGCAGCAGCGGTTTTGAAAAGGTGGAACTGCTGTTTTCGCCCAACCCGGGTGAACCTCCCCGTCCGTTGGCCAAGGTGGCCTCCGGCGGTGAGCTTTCCCGTCTGATGCTGGCCTTCAAGCAGGTGCTGCCTGAAGGCGAGGCGCCCACCATGGTGTTTGATGAGGTGGATACCGGGGTCGGGGGGGCGGTTGCCGGTGTGGTGGGGCGCAAGCTGCGCAATCTGGCAAGCGGTCAACAGGTCTTCTGCGTGACCCACCTGCCCCAGGTGGCTGCCTGGGCCATGCAGCATATTCGTGTGGAAAAACGGATTGATAATGGCCGGACCAGTACCCTGGTTACGCTGCTTGACGAGCCGGGACGGGTGCAGGAGGTTGCACGGATGCTGGCCGGAGAGCAGGTCAGTGATGCCGCCTTACAGCATGCCACAGAAATGATCGAGCAGTCTTCCAGGGTCTAG
- a CDS encoding ATP-binding protein yields MTEIQDVSRPAGRRLHLSSIVYTALCMVALLSLLSSLPSLYHSYRSYEQANNVYLLNNISDDLYAVVNNLGFERGRVNVVLNDAGPVKGMEANRRFIAARSSDADAALARALTRLEEIEFKVRVNHQTAEILRLKTLIDSLRTQVAVAMRVPKNDRNPQLALQWFTAMTNYIEKVENLLQVISGDISDKDGMIARYSALKHVTLSLRNSAGPEISILSGTMLSGAPIAVDQSKKIEQLQLVSQGHFKKLELLSRNLVTSPIPRALGELKDFYTTSYLPCRNAIFNAALSGGPYPCPQPDFLKRGVQALDHITAFNTVLVETTKHYAELNRQEHKQRIVVQVVASLASFALIALIFFYVHYHIIKPLSQLTSAIRRLASKDLTIEIPSVESDNEIGELAASVHVFRNMALQIDNDMVTMKQLQGKLHESLELLTTARNAADTANQHKSEFLANMSHEIRNPMNGVIGMLQLLRFTELTDEQKDYLSAIETSADDLLAIINDILDLSKIEAGKVELELNCFSLRRCINDVLLMQTSRAFEKGVQIEAKLDEGLPLEVYGDQLRVKQVLLNLLGNAVKFTEEGKISIEATLLQKQDDNAVVQITVSDTGIGMSPEVLAKVFDPFIQADACTTRRFGGTGLGLTICRQLAELMGGRISATSEAGKGSQFYLELPFRLSTQALEAEPAASSFEPIPVTAKSQTVLVVEDNVLNQRTAVLLLQNMGYHTKLAGNGEEAVAVWRQGGIDSILMDIHMPVCSGSEALQLIRAEEAKTGVHTPIIALTADALKGTDKKLLEAGFDGYLSKPFRQDQLRVALHKATVVSSTTVSSVG; encoded by the coding sequence ATGACTGAAATACAGGATGTTTCGAGACCCGCGGGGCGCAGGCTGCACCTGAGCAGCATCGTCTATACAGCCCTGTGCATGGTCGCGCTTTTGTCGCTTTTGTCCTCTCTGCCTTCCCTCTACCATTCCTACAGATCCTATGAACAGGCAAACAACGTATATTTACTGAACAATATCAGTGATGACCTGTATGCTGTGGTGAATAATCTTGGGTTTGAACGGGGGCGCGTCAATGTTGTTTTGAATGACGCCGGTCCGGTAAAAGGTATGGAGGCAAACAGGCGGTTTATTGCAGCCCGCAGTTCAGATGCTGATGCTGCTTTGGCCCGTGCGCTGACCAGACTGGAGGAGATTGAGTTTAAAGTCAGGGTCAACCACCAGACCGCTGAGATTCTACGTCTGAAAACCTTGATTGATTCATTGCGTACACAAGTGGCAGTGGCAATGCGCGTGCCTAAAAATGACAGAAACCCGCAGCTGGCACTGCAGTGGTTTACGGCAATGACCAACTATATAGAGAAAGTTGAAAATCTTCTGCAGGTCATTTCAGGTGACATCAGTGATAAAGACGGGATGATCGCCAGGTATTCAGCCTTAAAGCATGTAACCCTTTCCCTGCGTAACAGCGCCGGCCCCGAAATTTCTATTCTTTCCGGCACCATGTTGTCCGGTGCACCCATCGCTGTCGATCAGAGCAAGAAAATTGAACAGCTGCAGCTTGTCTCCCAAGGCCACTTTAAGAAGCTTGAACTGCTGAGCCGGAATCTGGTGACATCACCAATTCCCAGGGCCCTTGGTGAGTTGAAAGATTTTTATACGACCAGTTATTTGCCCTGTCGAAATGCCATTTTTAACGCTGCGCTCAGCGGTGGCCCTTATCCCTGCCCGCAACCCGATTTTTTAAAACGGGGAGTGCAGGCGTTGGACCATATAACTGCTTTTAATACCGTTCTTGTGGAGACAACCAAGCACTACGCAGAGCTTAATAGACAAGAACATAAACAAAGGATTGTTGTGCAGGTTGTGGCCAGTTTAGCTTCTTTTGCCCTGATTGCTCTGATATTTTTCTATGTGCATTATCATATTATCAAACCCTTGTCGCAGTTGACCTCGGCTATCAGGCGTCTGGCTTCCAAGGATCTGACCATAGAAATTCCTTCTGTTGAATCAGATAACGAAATAGGTGAATTAGCTGCTTCGGTGCATGTTTTTAGAAATATGGCGCTGCAGATTGATAATGATATGGTCACCATGAAACAGCTGCAGGGCAAATTACATGAGAGTCTTGAGCTATTGACGACAGCCCGCAATGCTGCAGATACTGCCAACCAGCATAAAAGTGAGTTTCTGGCCAACATGAGCCACGAGATCCGCAATCCGATGAATGGCGTGATTGGCATGCTGCAACTGTTACGTTTTACGGAACTGACAGATGAGCAGAAAGATTACCTGAGTGCCATTGAAACCTCTGCGGATGATCTGCTGGCCATTATCAACGATATCCTTGACCTGTCAAAGATTGAAGCCGGAAAGGTCGAACTTGAACTGAACTGCTTCTCGCTGCGCCGTTGCATCAATGATGTCCTCCTGATGCAGACGAGCAGGGCCTTTGAGAAGGGGGTCCAGATCGAGGCCAAGCTGGATGAAGGGTTGCCTCTGGAGGTGTATGGCGACCAGTTGCGAGTCAAACAGGTGTTGCTGAATCTGCTCGGTAACGCCGTCAAATTTACTGAAGAAGGTAAAATTTCCATTGAGGCGACGCTGCTGCAAAAGCAGGATGACAATGCCGTTGTGCAGATAACGGTCAGCGATACCGGTATCGGCATGTCACCAGAGGTGCTGGCCAAGGTATTCGATCCCTTTATCCAGGCTGACGCCTGTACAACCCGCAGGTTTGGCGGTACCGGTTTGGGGCTTACGATCTGCCGTCAGCTTGCAGAATTGATGGGGGGGCGTATCAGCGCAACCAGTGAAGCAGGAAAAGGCAGTCAGTTTTACCTGGAGCTGCCCTTCCGCCTGTCGACACAGGCACTTGAGGCAGAACCTGCTGCGTCAAGCTTCGAGCCGATACCCGTTACGGCAAAGTCTCAGACGGTCCTGGTGGTTGAGGATAATGTGCTCAATCAACGGACTGCCGTTCTGCTGCTGCAGAATATGGGCTATCATACCAAGCTGGCCGGTAACGGAGAGGAAGCCGTGGCTGTATGGCGGCAAGGCGGCATAGATAGTATCCTGATGGATATCCATATGCCGGTCTGCAGTGGGAGTGAGGCGTTGCAGCTGATCCGCGCTGAAGAGGCAAAAACAGGAGTCCATACGCCGATTATTGCCCTGACTGCCGATGCACTGAAGGGTACCGATAAAAAACTGCTTGAAGCCGGATTTGACGGGTACCTTTCCAAGCCATTCAGGCAGGATCAGCTGCGGGTGGCGTTGCATAAGGCCACAGTTGTCAGCAGCACTACGGTGTCGTCCGTCGGGTGA
- the aroF gene encoding 3-deoxy-7-phosphoheptulonate synthase translates to MIIVMKAGAGKKDRDEVVKRIKELGYKPHIIHGTTRDVIGAIGDERAKLVLQSLENMHGVESVVPILQPYKLASSEVKHEPSQVKVGDSVVIGGSRVVVMAGPCSVESEEQIIESARLVKEAGATMLRGGAFKPRTSPYSFQGLEEEGLKMLAKARDLTGLPFVTEVINPETVDLVADYADMLQIGARNSQNFALLKKVGQCGKPILLKRGMAMTIQEFLMSAEYIMSEGNQGVVLCERGIRTFETATRNTLDLSAIPVLKGKTHLPVVIDPSHGTGNYHYVAPMCYAAVAAGADGLIVEVHPDPERASSDGPQSLKPKKFAAMMQKLRLFAEADGRSL, encoded by the coding sequence ATGATCATCGTCATGAAGGCAGGCGCAGGCAAGAAAGACAGGGATGAAGTGGTGAAGCGGATCAAGGAGCTGGGGTATAAGCCCCACATTATTCATGGCACCACCAGAGACGTGATCGGCGCCATTGGTGATGAACGGGCGAAGCTGGTGCTGCAGTCGCTGGAGAATATGCACGGCGTTGAGAGTGTGGTGCCGATCCTGCAACCGTACAAACTGGCCTCCAGCGAGGTAAAACATGAGCCAAGTCAGGTGAAGGTCGGTGACTCTGTTGTGATTGGCGGTTCCCGCGTCGTGGTGATGGCCGGTCCCTGCTCGGTTGAGAGTGAAGAGCAGATCATTGAAAGCGCCAGGCTGGTTAAAGAGGCCGGAGCAACCATGTTGCGCGGCGGTGCCTTCAAACCCCGTACCTCCCCCTATTCATTCCAGGGGCTGGAAGAGGAGGGGCTGAAGATGCTGGCAAAGGCCCGTGATCTGACCGGCCTGCCGTTCGTGACCGAAGTCATCAACCCCGAGACCGTGGATCTGGTGGCCGACTACGCTGACATGCTGCAGATCGGAGCCCGCAACTCCCAGAACTTTGCGTTGCTGAAGAAGGTCGGCCAGTGCGGCAAGCCGATCCTGCTCAAACGTGGCATGGCCATGACCATTCAGGAGTTCCTGATGAGCGCCGAGTACATCATGAGCGAGGGCAACCAGGGGGTGGTGCTGTGCGAGCGGGGGATCAGAACCTTTGAGACGGCTACCCGCAATACCCTTGACCTGTCCGCCATTCCGGTGCTGAAGGGCAAAACCCATCTGCCGGTGGTGATTGATCCGTCCCACGGCACCGGCAACTACCACTATGTGGCGCCGATGTGCTATGCCGCAGTGGCAGCCGGGGCAGACGGCCTGATTGTTGAGGTGCATCCTGATCCCGAGCGGGCGTCAAGCGATGGTCCGCAATCGTTGAAACCGAAGAAATTCGCGGCGATGATGCAGAAGTTGCGTCTGTTTGCCGAGGCGGATGGCCGGAGTCTGTGA
- a CDS encoding ATP-binding protein yields MQIRTLLKIAISIAFLMVLALATTSWVITIKLNAISQAEERAQTASNTISRLLILTHEYITYSEKRSIQQWQILQTTLVDTLEAGAHDVVPVSSMALNEAKSLTNLFQRLVAASPAKTDLQIRQKDLLIDQALTHTQIISDSVQRWGNEARKQRMHIERTFRTITIAIPLLMLLILILLTGILVQRVLRPLSKLHQAVLAVANGDLTVRSATQTNDEFGDLSRTFDAMAVDLVTELKHEIKMRKQTEDDLAQAKHAAEAANTAKSQFLSNMSHEIRTPMSGILGMTELLRFTELTPEQQEYLSDIKTSADNLLSIINDILDLSKIEAGKIELEAVDFSLQQCLRDITAMQMSKIFEKHLQADIQIDPKIPEFVRGDQLRVKQILLNLLSNAVKFTAHGKISIQASLQESRNDLLIIRIEVADTGIGIAAEALDRIFDPFTQADTSTSRRFGGTGLGLTICRQLAELMGGRIWVESAAGTGSRFHLELPFKRPAEPPPEPSAQQLSALTLPRQKPLTILVAEDNLLNQRTAVLLLQKAGHHPLCAENGQQALEIWRKEAIDLILMDLHMPCMSGGEALSAIRAEEEISGKHTPVIALTADALKGTREALLQQGFDAYLTKPFRLEVLLKTLDSCVVRAAGNKPDSP; encoded by the coding sequence ATGCAGATAAGAACATTACTTAAAATTGCAATATCGATTGCTTTTCTGATGGTGTTGGCCCTGGCTACAACCAGTTGGGTGATCACAATCAAGCTGAATGCGATTTCTCAGGCAGAAGAACGGGCGCAAACCGCCTCAAACACCATCTCCCGGCTATTGATACTGACCCATGAATACATCACCTACTCGGAAAAGAGATCCATACAGCAATGGCAGATATTGCAGACCACCCTGGTAGACACACTGGAGGCAGGGGCCCATGATGTTGTTCCGGTGTCGTCTATGGCCCTCAACGAAGCAAAATCGCTAACCAATCTGTTCCAACGGCTTGTTGCAGCAAGTCCTGCCAAAACAGATCTGCAGATCCGCCAGAAAGATCTGCTGATAGATCAGGCCCTGACCCATACCCAGATCATCTCTGACTCGGTACAACGCTGGGGCAACGAGGCACGGAAGCAGCGGATGCATATCGAGCGGACATTCCGCACCATCACCATTGCCATCCCGCTCCTGATGCTGCTGATTCTGATCTTGTTGACCGGCATTCTGGTGCAACGTGTCCTGCGCCCCCTGTCAAAGCTGCACCAGGCGGTACTGGCGGTGGCAAACGGCGATCTGACCGTACGCAGTGCCACCCAGACAAACGATGAGTTCGGTGATCTTTCCCGCACATTTGATGCAATGGCAGTGGATCTGGTGACTGAACTGAAGCATGAAATCAAGATGCGTAAACAGACAGAGGACGATCTGGCCCAGGCAAAACATGCGGCAGAAGCGGCCAACACCGCCAAAAGCCAGTTCCTGTCCAATATGAGCCATGAGATCCGCACCCCCATGAGCGGTATACTGGGTATGACTGAACTGCTCAGGTTCACGGAGCTTACCCCCGAACAACAGGAGTATCTGAGTGACATCAAGACATCTGCCGACAACCTGTTGTCGATCATCAATGACATCCTTGATCTTTCCAAGATAGAGGCCGGCAAAATAGAACTCGAGGCAGTCGACTTTTCACTGCAGCAGTGTCTGCGTGACATAACTGCCATGCAGATGTCCAAAATATTTGAAAAACATTTACAGGCCGACATACAGATCGACCCGAAAATCCCTGAATTTGTCCGCGGTGACCAGCTGCGGGTCAAGCAGATCCTGCTCAACCTGCTCAGTAACGCCGTCAAGTTTACCGCCCACGGCAAGATCTCCATTCAGGCCTCTCTGCAGGAAAGCCGCAACGACCTCCTCATCATCCGGATAGAGGTTGCCGATACCGGGATTGGCATTGCGGCTGAAGCGCTGGACAGGATATTTGATCCGTTCACCCAAGCTGATACCAGCACCTCGCGGAGATTCGGCGGAACCGGTTTGGGGCTTACGATCTGCCGTCAGCTTGCAGAATTAATGGGCGGGCGCATCTGGGTGGAGAGTGCAGCAGGCACAGGCAGCCGGTTCCACCTGGAACTGCCCTTCAAGCGGCCTGCAGAGCCGCCCCCCGAGCCCTCTGCGCAGCAGCTGTCGGCGCTCACCCTGCCCCGCCAGAAACCGCTGACAATTCTGGTGGCTGAAGACAACCTGCTCAATCAGCGTACTGCCGTATTGCTGCTGCAAAAGGCGGGACACCACCCTCTGTGTGCCGAAAACGGCCAACAGGCCCTGGAGATCTGGAGAAAAGAGGCTATCGATCTGATCCTGATGGATCTGCACATGCCCTGCATGAGTGGCGGAGAGGCGCTGTCGGCTATTCGTGCTGAAGAGGAAATCAGCGGGAAACACACGCCGGTCATTGCCCTGACTGCCGATGCGCTGAAAGGGACCAGGGAGGCCTTGCTGCAGCAGGGATTCGACGCCTACCTGACAAAACCGTTCAGACTGGAAGTACTCCTGAAAACATTAGACAGCTGCGTGGTACGCGCTGCGGGGAACAAGCCGGACTCCCCCTGA